A region of the Arachis hypogaea cultivar Tifrunner chromosome 15, arahy.Tifrunner.gnm2.J5K5, whole genome shotgun sequence genome:
ATTGCTGAGATTTGCTTGTGGTTGAGTGTGCTGATTTCGCCCAGTGTTGCTGTAACTTTCACCACCAAAGCCTTCTTCCTCATATTGATCCTCACTGTACCTGAACCAGCAAGTTCTTGCAGTGTGTCCATATTTGTTACACAGCTGACATTGTGACCTATCATACTCGTAGCTTCTTGAATTATACGTTCTGCCTCCTTTGTTGGCCTGCCTGTTTGTATCGGATTCTTGCATCACTATCAATGTATCACATAAAATTTTAACGGTAGTATTTATATATACTGTTATCTATTGTGATGTGTTTATTCATGAAAAATTATCTTGTAGATAATAATTTTTGGAGTAAAACGTCACCTATTTTAATAAGATTCATAATAAATAGAGAGTAGTTGATAAATATTATATGAAAACTCATAATATAATAAATGCTTCACGATAAAAATTATATGTTTTCATATTTATATAACAATAACAGAACATACACCACTACTatagataa
Encoded here:
- the LOC140179574 gene encoding uncharacterized protein — translated: MQESDTNRQANKGGRTYNSRSYEYDRSQCQLCNKYGHTARTCWFRYSEDQYEEEGFGGESYSNTGRNQHTQPQANLSNLIATPATAHDSSWYPDSGATHHMTHDEKNLMEKEEYHENEQVVVGNGTGAM